A part of Aegilops tauschii subsp. strangulata cultivar AL8/78 chromosome 2, Aet v6.0, whole genome shotgun sequence genomic DNA contains:
- the LOC109767046 gene encoding uncharacterized protein, protein MAGIDLSANMLDGEIPWELGNPRHIKSLNLSSNFFVGPIPTTLGGMGEIESLDLSHNELSGPIPWQLTQLSSLGVFSVAYNNLSGCIPNSGQLSSFGRVDSYLANTNLHQITQGNMCAAPDPVAQEDVGETPSDPVLYAVTAASFILAFWAIVAFSFYHPYGRSVMLKL, encoded by the coding sequence ATGGCTGGCATTGACCTGTCAGCAAACATGTTGGATGGAGAAATTCCTTGGGAGCTAGGAAACCCGAGGCATATCAAATCCCTTAATTTGTCCAGCAATTTCTTTGTTGGTCCGATCCCAACAACCTTGGGCGGCATGGGGGAGATAGAAAGCTTGGACCTCTCCCACAATGAGCTGAGTGGACCAATACCTTGGCAGTTAACCCAGCTATCTTCTTTGGGGGTGTTCTCTGTGGCATACAACAACTTGTCAGGATGCATACCAAACTCTGGTCAGCTCAGCTCATTCGGCAGGGTCGACAGCTACCTTGCTAACACCAACCTTCACCAGATTACACAAGGGAACATGTGTGCTGCGCCCGATCCTGTGGCGCAGGAAGATGTGGGAGAGACACCTAGTGACCCAGTCCTGTATGCTGTCACGGCTGCCTCGTTCATATTGGCATTTTGGGCCATTGTTGCGTTCTCATTTTATCATCCATACGGGAGGTCTGTAATGCTCAAGCTGTAG
- the LOC109767045 gene encoding uncharacterized protein, translating to MCAAKLGLYCISLAIIDTTKLGICSRVLRLLTILLSRSIHYSPTVVYMSASRRGKSLLSDMGSYLPWGSWSLTLFLLLHSMLTLSSGCFVEERAALLDIQSSLIRAHSPIALDSWGKDGDDCCSWERVKCNNTTQRVSHLDLSSVYFTMDVDDRWYLNFTVFSAFRELQYLDLSYNYQCLLSSEGFVGLAKLRYLDLSDTMWEVGFPEFIGEIVSLEVLTLNGNRMTGGLPDAAVKNLRNLRILNMSWNNFNGSLPDSLFSLPHLKILDLSKNNFGRHIPISSSSGPILLDVLDLSYNNLSGNLPVKAFKSIRNLKLRNNQFSGSLPASLFALPHLKSLDLSYNNLSGALPTGQASESLQNLRELYLSSNQFIGNIPTFLFSLPHIEQLNLSTNYFEGPFPINPSSNLSLSLKSLRFSQNNLSGRLAFVWLGNLTKLEEIDLSGNAKLVVDVNIPGWTPPFQLKQLLLCGCDLDKNIISRPEFLGTQRHLKVLDLSNNNLSGSMPNWLFTKEATLQDLNLRNNSLTGSLDPIWHIQSSLSRIDIHMNHVTGELPANLSSMFPVLYDLDFSSNDLFGHIPTSMCEISSIGFLDLSNNKLSGEVPACVFTNYPELSVLKVSNNKLGGPIFGGMNNLSNIYELHLDGNKFKGTLPHDLAGNFVRVIDLHDNQLSGKLNVSFWNMSYLRVLNLAGNRITGKIDQHICGFTEIHLLDLSRNNLTGSVPNSCFIVLNFLNLTGNSLSGDISFPLFNTSSLIALDVRHNEFMGNVNWVGYLENIRLLSLGGNKFEGQITPNLCRLMYLRIIDLSHNKLSGSLPACIGNISFKGDTDDQIFQPANEIMWVPDDYTTSNELMYFTFATKGNLYTYGRSFFVSMSGIDLSANMLDGEIPWELGNLNHVKSLNLSYNLFVGPIPTTFGSLEDIESLDLSHNKLSGPIPWQLTQLFSLGVFSVAYNNLSGCIPNSGQLGSFSMDSYLANTDLHNITQGNMCGPGPDPMVEESAGEVPSDPVLYMVTAASFVLAFWASVAFSFCHPHGRTIILKL from the exons ATGTGCGCCGCCAAGTTGGGCTTGTATTGCATATCCCTAGCAATAATTGATACTACGAAGTTAGGAATCTGCAGCAGAGTGTTAAGACTGCTCACCATTCTTCTCTCAAGGTCTATCCATTACAGCCCAACAGTAGTTTATATGAGCGCAAGCAGGAGAGGAAAAAGCTTGTTATCAGATATGGGTAGCTACTTGCCATGGGGATCATGGTCTTTGACGCTGTTTCTCTTGTTGCACTCCATGCTTACCTTGTCCTCTGGCTGCTTCGTGGAGGAGAGAGCTGCTCTGCTGGACATCCAGTCTTCTCTGATAAGAGCGCATTCCCCGATTGCGCTTGATTCGTGGGGGAAGGATGGTGATGACTGCTGCTCGTGGGAGCGTGTGAAATGCAACAATACAACACAGCGAGTGTCTCACCTCGACCTTTCCTCTGTATATTTCACGATGGATGTAGATGATCGTTGGTATTTAAACTTTACAGTGTTCTCTGCATTCCGTGAGCTTCAGTACCTAGATCTATCATACAACTATCAGTGTTTGCTAAGCTCGGAAG GGTTTGTTGGACTAGCCAAGCTTCGTTATCTCGACCTCAGTGACACTATGTGGGAAGTGGGTTTCCCGGAATTTATAGGGGAAATTGTCTCACTGGAAGTCTTAACTCTCAATGGTAACAGAATGACCGGAGGTCTTCCGGATGCAG CTGTTAAAAATCTTAGGAACTTGCGAATATTGAATATGTCTTGGAATAACTTCAACGGAAGCCTACCGGACTCATTATTCTCACTTCCTCATCTAAAGATCCTAGATCTCTCCAAAAATAACTTCGGCAGGCATATTCCAATCAGTTCATCCTCTGGACCAATTTTACTTGATGTGTTAGATCTCAGCTATAATAACCTCAGTGGAAATCTCCCAGTTAAAG CCTTTAAAAGCATCAGGAACTTGAAATTGCGTAACAACCAATTCAGCGGATCTCTCCCTGCGTCATTATTTGCACTTCCCCATCTGAAGTCCCTAGATCTCTCATATAATAATTTGAGTGGAGCTCTTCCGACTGGACAAG CATCTGAAAGTCTACAGAACCTACGAGAGTTGTATCTGAGTTCCAACCAATTCATCGGAAATATTCCAACTTTCTTGTTTTCGCTTCCACATATTGAACAGTTAAATCTCTCAACTAATTATTTTGAAGGACCATTTCCGATAAATCCATCTTCGAACCTTTCATTGTCGCTTAAGAGTCTTCGGTTCTCCCAAAACAATCTGAGTGGTAGACTTGCTTTCGTTTGGCTTGGAAACCTCACAAAACTTGAAGAGATAGATCTTTCAGGCAATGCTAAACTAGTTGTTGATGTCAATATTCCTGGATGGACACCTCCGTTCCAGTTGAAACAGTTATTGCTCTGTGGTTGTGATCTTGACAAGAACATTATTTCAAGACCAGAATTTTTAGGCACACAACGTCACTTAAAGGTGCTTGATTTGTCCAACAATAACTTATCAGGTAGCATGCCAAATTGGTTATTTACAAAGGAAGCGACACTACAGGATCTAAATCTTAGGAATAACTCGCTAACTGGATCCCTGGACCCAATTTGGCATATCCAATCTTCTCTCAGCCGTATCGACATACACATGAACCATGTCACAGGAGAGCTGCCGGCCAACCTCAGCTCAATGTTTCCAGTTTTGTATGATCTAGATTTTTCTAGTAACGACTTGTTTGGGCACATACCAACGTCAATGTGCGAGATCAGCTCCATCGGATTTTTAGACCTATCAAACAACAAACTTTCTGGGGAGGTTCCAGCTTGTGTTTTTACTAATTATCCCGAGCTATCCGTCTTGAAGGTCTCAAACAACAAGCTTGGTGGTCCGATTTTTGGTGGGATGAATAATCTGTCCAATATATATGAATTGCACTTGGATGGTAACAAATTTAAAGGGACATTGCCTCATGATCTGGCAGGAAATTTTGTAAGGGTCATTGATTTGCATGATAACCAGCTGTCTGGCAAACTCAATGTGTCATTTTGGAATATGTCTTATTTGAGAGTCCTGAATCTTGCTGGCAACCGTATAACCGGCAAAATTGACCAACACATTTGTGGCTTCACAGAAATTCACCTTTTAGATCTGTCGCGCAACAACCTTACAGGGTCTGTACCAAACAGTTGCTTCATAGTGCTGAATTTTCTTAACCTTACTGGTAACTCATTATCTGGCGATAtctcttttccccttttcaacaCATCAAGTCTAATTGCTTTGGATGTCAGACACAATGAGTTCATGGGCAACGTCAATTGGGTAGGTTACCTTGAAAACATTAGGCTACTTTCACTGGGTGGAAATAAGTTTGAAGGGCAGATCACTCCAAACCTGTGCAGACTCATGTACCTGAGGATAATAGATTTGTCCCATAACAAGCTTTCAGGTTCTCTGCCAGCTTGTATCGGTAATATCTCTTTTAAAGGTGACACAGATGATCAAATTTTTCAGCCAGCAAATGAGATTATGTGGGTGCCGGACGACTACACTACTTCCAATGAATTAATGTACTTCACTTTTGCTACCAAAGGGAATCTCTACACATATGGCCGCAGTTTCTTTGTTTCAATGTCTGGCATCGACCTATCTGCAAACATGTTGGATGGAGAAATTCCTTGGGAGCTAGGAAATCTTAACCATGTCAAATCCCTTAATCTGTCATACAATTTATTTGTTGGACCAATCCCAACAACCTTTGGCAGTCTGGAGGATATAGAAAGCTTGGACCTCTCCCACAATAAGTTGAGTGGACCGATACCTTGGCAGTTAACCCAGTTATTTTCTTTGGGGGTGTTCTCTGTGGCATACAACAACTTGTCGGGATGTATACCAAACTCTGGTCAGCTCGGCTCATTCAGCATGGACAGCTACCTAGCCAACACTGACCTTCACAATATTACACAGGGGAACATGTGCGGTCCTGGTCCAGATCCCATGGTAGAGGAATCTGCGGGAGAGGTGCCTAGTGACCCAGTCCTATACATGGTCACGGCTGCCTCATTCGTGTTGGCATTTTGGGCCAGTGTTGCATTCTCATTTTGCCATCCGCACGGGAGGACTATAATCCTCAAGCTGTAG